One region of Haloprofundus salilacus genomic DNA includes:
- the rad50 gene encoding DNA double-strand break repair ATPase Rad50: protein MRFDRIRLKNFKPYADTDLELGDGVTVIHGLNGSGKSSLLEACFFALYGATALDGTLEDVVTNGEEESEIELWFTHAGEEYRVERRIRLSGDRATTAKCVLEGSAVPDGSVDGARDVRRFVVDLLRMDADAFVNCAYVRQGEVNKLINATPTERQDMIDDLLQLGKLEQYRERARNARLGVEDVLGDKRGGLRELDSQVEEKQAANPYERLNALRTELNEVTSKIENYEAQREKAEESRKAAVETLENYEEKQEELAELAEDVESLKADIETTENERETLREKARETHERVDELEATVEDAVAESDVETVDDSATSPTRQADGKAVDDAISARLEELADRREELSESIQELSVKSEGFENQSSNLADKAADLESRAEQKRTRADELENDRENGESELDDRREKLTELDDQIEELEATFDAAPVDRGEASAHLADLRERRSELRDELETVRTNLRSTRQRVEDAERLLEEGKCPECGQPVDESPHVDTVDEDRKRVEELDAEREELEAEIAALDDDIDRAESLVETGNKLSQLRERRDSVTTLVEQREETLAEKADQAKAAREDAAEHAEEAEQLRDAVEQTATRAEETRERIAELRAEREQVDTSRGRLERVQSLREEITDAEERLDRISEKRSDLADRNDERREWLAEKRSRQQALREEVDESQIQQAEEKKSNAEAYLEKVDPALESLREQRTKLDNDIGGAKSDIERLESLKEKRDHVAERVDALESLHEETEELEAMYGDLRAELRQRNVETLERMLNETFDLVYANDAYARIRLDGDYELTVYQKDGQALDPEQLSGGERALFNLSLRCAIYRLLAEGIEGAAPTPPLILDEPTVFLDSGHVGRLVDLVEEMRGFGVRQIIIVSHDDELVGAADDLVTVEKDPTSNRSTVRHEEVAGLSAVESVADD from the coding sequence GTGAGATTCGACCGTATCCGCCTCAAGAATTTCAAACCGTACGCCGACACCGACCTCGAACTCGGCGACGGCGTGACCGTCATCCACGGTCTCAACGGCAGCGGGAAGTCCTCGCTGCTGGAGGCGTGTTTCTTCGCACTCTACGGGGCGACGGCGCTCGACGGCACGCTCGAAGACGTGGTGACCAACGGCGAGGAGGAGTCCGAAATCGAACTCTGGTTCACCCACGCGGGCGAGGAGTACCGCGTCGAGCGCCGGATTCGACTCTCGGGTGACCGGGCGACGACGGCCAAGTGCGTCCTCGAAGGGTCCGCGGTGCCCGACGGCAGCGTCGACGGCGCTCGCGACGTTCGGCGGTTCGTCGTCGACCTGCTGCGGATGGACGCCGACGCGTTCGTCAACTGCGCGTACGTCCGGCAGGGCGAGGTGAACAAACTCATCAACGCGACGCCGACGGAGCGACAGGACATGATAGACGACTTGCTCCAGTTGGGCAAACTGGAGCAGTACCGCGAGCGGGCGCGAAACGCCCGCCTCGGCGTCGAGGACGTGCTCGGTGACAAGCGAGGCGGCCTCCGCGAACTCGACTCGCAGGTCGAAGAGAAGCAGGCGGCGAACCCCTACGAGCGGCTGAACGCGCTGCGGACGGAACTCAACGAAGTGACCTCGAAGATAGAGAACTACGAGGCCCAGCGCGAAAAAGCCGAGGAGAGCCGGAAAGCGGCGGTCGAGACGCTCGAAAACTACGAGGAAAAGCAGGAGGAGCTCGCCGAACTCGCCGAAGACGTCGAGTCGCTGAAGGCCGACATCGAGACGACGGAGAACGAGCGCGAGACGCTGCGCGAGAAGGCTCGGGAGACCCACGAGCGCGTCGACGAACTCGAAGCGACCGTCGAGGACGCGGTGGCCGAGAGCGATGTCGAAACCGTCGACGACAGCGCCACGTCTCCGACGCGACAAGCGGACGGCAAAGCCGTCGACGACGCCATCTCCGCCCGACTGGAGGAACTCGCCGACCGGCGCGAGGAACTCTCCGAGTCGATACAGGAGCTGAGCGTGAAATCCGAGGGGTTCGAGAACCAGTCGTCGAACCTCGCCGACAAAGCGGCAGACCTCGAATCCCGGGCCGAACAGAAGCGCACGCGCGCCGACGAACTGGAGAATGATCGCGAGAACGGCGAGTCGGAACTCGACGACCGACGCGAGAAACTGACCGAACTCGACGACCAAATCGAGGAACTCGAAGCGACGTTCGACGCTGCGCCGGTTGACCGGGGCGAGGCGTCCGCCCACCTCGCCGACCTCCGCGAGCGGAGATCCGAGTTGCGCGACGAACTCGAAACCGTCCGCACGAACCTCCGGTCGACGCGTCAGCGCGTCGAGGACGCCGAGCGACTATTGGAGGAGGGGAAATGCCCCGAGTGCGGCCAACCGGTCGACGAGTCGCCGCACGTCGACACCGTCGACGAGGACAGAAAGCGGGTCGAGGAACTGGACGCCGAGCGCGAGGAACTCGAAGCGGAGATCGCGGCGCTCGACGACGACATCGACCGCGCCGAGTCGCTCGTCGAGACGGGGAACAAACTCTCCCAGTTGCGGGAGCGGCGCGACAGCGTAACGACGCTCGTCGAGCAACGCGAGGAGACGCTCGCCGAGAAAGCCGACCAGGCGAAAGCGGCGCGGGAGGACGCGGCGGAACACGCCGAAGAGGCCGAACAACTCCGAGACGCCGTCGAGCAGACGGCGACGAGAGCCGAGGAGACCCGCGAGCGCATCGCGGAGCTGAGAGCCGAACGCGAACAGGTCGACACAAGCAGAGGACGTCTCGAACGCGTCCAGTCGCTCCGCGAGGAGATCACGGACGCCGAGGAGCGACTCGACCGTATCTCCGAGAAACGGTCGGACCTCGCGGACCGAAACGACGAGCGCCGGGAGTGGTTAGCCGAGAAGCGAAGCCGACAGCAGGCGCTCCGCGAGGAGGTCGACGAGTCCCAGATTCAGCAGGCCGAAGAGAAGAAGTCCAATGCCGAGGCGTATCTGGAGAAGGTCGACCCCGCCCTCGAATCGCTGCGAGAGCAACGGACGAAACTCGACAACGACATCGGCGGCGCGAAAAGCGACATCGAACGCCTCGAATCGTTGAAAGAGAAACGCGACCACGTCGCCGAACGGGTCGACGCGCTCGAATCGCTCCACGAGGAGACCGAGGAGTTGGAGGCGATGTACGGCGACCTGCGCGCGGAACTCCGCCAGCGCAACGTCGAGACGCTCGAACGGATGCTCAACGAGACGTTCGACCTCGTCTACGCCAACGACGCGTACGCGCGCATCCGCCTCGACGGCGACTACGAACTCACCGTCTATCAGAAGGACGGACAGGCGCTCGACCCCGAACAGCTATCCGGCGGCGAGCGCGCGCTGTTCAACCTCTCGCTGCGCTGCGCCATCTATCGTCTTCTCGCAGAGGGTATCGAGGGCGCGGCCCCGACGCCGCCGCTCATCCTCGACGAACCGACCGTCTTCCTCGATTCGGGGCACGTCGGTCGCCTCGTCGACCTGGTCGAGGAGATGCGCGGCTTCGGCGTCCGCCAGATAATAATCGTTAGCCACGACGACGAATTGGTCGGCGCGGCCGACGACCTCGTGACGGTGGAGAAAGACCCGACAAGCAACCGCTCGACGGTCCGTCACGAGGAGGTCGCCGGGCTGTCGGCCGTCGAGTCGGTGGCCGACGACTGA
- a CDS encoding DUF7346 family protein — protein sequence MQIVRDDEGRQYLLLKRSSESSRVRDPETGNERYLPNDAFEVVDGESPLVAAASGVPESVRRVLSATHGDRSLGLLVELADGGPLSIIELLDSYDLCESDLHGQITEFRTAGLVEEAQSYGERGYDATELARDGVAKLRGE from the coding sequence ATGCAGATCGTCCGCGACGACGAAGGACGACAGTATCTCTTACTGAAACGTTCAAGCGAGTCGAGTCGCGTACGCGACCCCGAAACCGGCAACGAGCGGTATCTCCCAAACGACGCGTTCGAAGTCGTCGACGGCGAATCACCGCTCGTCGCCGCCGCCTCGGGCGTGCCCGAGTCGGTTCGTCGAGTGCTCTCGGCAACACACGGCGACCGGTCGCTCGGGTTACTCGTCGAACTCGCCGACGGCGGCCCGCTGTCGATTATCGAACTACTGGATTCGTACGACCTCTGCGAGAGCGATCTCCACGGGCAGATAACGGAGTTCCGCACGGCCGGTCTCGTCGAAGAAGCCCAAAGTTACGGCGAACGCGGCTACGACGCCACGGAGTTGGCTCGGGACGGCGTCGCGAAACTTCGAGGCGAGTAG
- a CDS encoding DNA-directed DNA polymerase: protein MTQAGLSDYGGGGGDGDATDDGDGRPTTEAAAVAGDVSQRVNEIVDRHELRYPDADGTLELMVSQVNYTVEGRGRDEYPVVHVFGRTTDNEPMHVRVLGFEPYFYAPTETLTDELLDRDTILRTEDGYESIRGEELTKIVGRTPRDVGQMRDEFDHFEADILFPNRFLIDKDINGGIRVPDRRLDDNVVQVAHDEVVPADVDADLRVNTFDIEVDDRNGFPEEGEEPIICLTSHDNYRDEYVAWLYDAPVGDGEAPDALGEYTPYRDDTEVDVRTFDEEEAMLEAFISYVEETDPDVLTGWNFEDFDAPYFLDRLEKLDAFTDYDLRIERLSRVDEVWRSGWGGPNVKGRVVFDLLYAYKKTQFSELESYRLDAVGELELDVGKERYAGSIGDLWETNPTRLLEYNVRDVELCVEIDRKQEVIPFWDEVRTFVGCLLEDAPTAGDAVDVYVLHKAHGDFVLPTKGQQESEDFEGGAVFDPITGVRENVTVLDLKSLYPMCMVTINASPETKVDPDYDGETYRAPNGTRFRREPDGMMREMIDDLLTEREEKKALRNEHKPGSPAYEQYDRQQAAVKVIMNSLYGVSGWDRFRLYDKENAAAITATGREVIDFTQTAANEIDYEVAYGDTDSVMLELGPEVTKEEAIEQSFEIEEHINGRYDDFAREELDADEHRFQIEFEKLYRRFFQAGRKKRYAGHIVWKEGKDVDDIDITGFEYKRSDIAPITKRVQKQVIEMIVTGSDTDDIKEYVRGVIRDFQDEDANLEQIGIPGGIGKRLESYDTDTAQVRGAKYANLLLGTNFQRGSKPKRLYLKKVHPSFFRRMEEERGFDARTDPLYGEFKRNPDVICFEYADQVPDEFEVDWDTMLEKTLEGPIARIIEALGLSWDEVKSGQQQTGLGQFG, encoded by the coding sequence ATGACTCAGGCTGGGCTCTCCGACTACGGTGGCGGGGGTGGCGACGGCGACGCGACCGACGACGGCGACGGCCGACCGACGACAGAGGCGGCCGCCGTCGCGGGCGACGTGAGCCAGCGGGTGAACGAGATCGTCGACCGACACGAACTGCGCTACCCGGACGCCGACGGGACGCTCGAACTGATGGTGTCGCAGGTGAACTACACCGTCGAGGGACGGGGCCGCGACGAGTACCCAGTCGTCCACGTGTTCGGGCGTACGACCGACAACGAGCCGATGCACGTCCGCGTGCTCGGCTTCGAGCCGTACTTCTACGCGCCGACGGAGACGCTCACCGACGAACTGCTCGACCGTGACACTATCCTCCGGACCGAAGATGGCTACGAGAGTATCCGCGGGGAGGAACTGACGAAAATCGTCGGACGCACGCCCCGAGACGTGGGGCAGATGCGTGACGAGTTCGACCATTTCGAGGCGGACATCCTCTTTCCGAATCGGTTTCTCATCGACAAGGACATCAACGGCGGGATTCGCGTCCCCGACCGCCGCCTCGACGACAACGTCGTTCAGGTCGCCCACGACGAAGTCGTCCCCGCCGACGTCGACGCCGACCTCCGCGTCAACACGTTCGACATCGAGGTCGACGACAGAAACGGCTTCCCCGAGGAGGGCGAGGAGCCCATCATCTGCCTGACGAGCCACGACAACTACCGCGACGAGTACGTCGCGTGGCTGTACGACGCGCCCGTGGGCGACGGCGAGGCTCCGGACGCCCTCGGGGAGTACACGCCGTACCGCGACGACACCGAGGTTGACGTGCGCACGTTCGACGAGGAGGAAGCGATGCTCGAGGCGTTCATTTCCTACGTCGAGGAGACAGACCCCGACGTGCTCACCGGCTGGAACTTCGAGGACTTCGACGCACCGTACTTCCTCGACCGGTTGGAGAAACTCGACGCCTTCACCGACTACGACCTCCGAATCGAGCGCCTCTCGCGCGTCGACGAGGTGTGGCGGAGCGGATGGGGCGGTCCCAACGTCAAGGGCCGCGTCGTTTTCGACCTGCTGTACGCCTACAAGAAGACGCAGTTCAGCGAGTTGGAGTCGTACCGACTTGACGCCGTCGGCGAACTCGAACTCGACGTGGGTAAAGAGCGCTACGCGGGCAGCATTGGCGACCTCTGGGAGACCAACCCGACGCGACTGCTCGAGTACAACGTTCGCGACGTCGAACTCTGCGTCGAAATCGACCGCAAACAGGAGGTCATCCCCTTCTGGGACGAGGTGCGGACGTTCGTCGGCTGTCTGCTCGAAGACGCACCGACGGCGGGCGACGCGGTGGACGTGTACGTGCTCCACAAAGCTCACGGCGATTTCGTCCTCCCGACGAAGGGTCAACAGGAGTCCGAAGACTTCGAGGGCGGCGCGGTGTTCGACCCGATCACGGGTGTCAGAGAGAACGTCACTGTGCTCGACCTGAAGTCGCTGTACCCGATGTGCATGGTGACCATCAACGCTTCGCCGGAGACGAAGGTCGATCCCGACTACGACGGCGAGACGTACCGCGCGCCCAACGGGACGCGCTTCCGCCGCGAACCCGACGGGATGATGCGCGAGATGATCGACGACCTGCTGACCGAGCGCGAGGAGAAGAAGGCGCTCCGAAACGAGCACAAACCCGGCTCTCCGGCGTACGAGCAGTACGACCGCCAGCAAGCGGCCGTCAAAGTCATCATGAACTCGCTGTACGGCGTGTCGGGGTGGGACCGCTTCCGCCTCTACGACAAGGAGAACGCGGCGGCCATCACCGCGACGGGTCGAGAGGTCATCGACTTCACGCAGACGGCGGCGAACGAGATCGACTACGAAGTCGCCTACGGCGACACTGACTCCGTCATGCTCGAACTCGGCCCCGAGGTGACGAAGGAGGAGGCCATCGAGCAGTCGTTCGAGATTGAAGAGCACATCAACGGGCGCTACGACGACTTCGCGCGCGAGGAACTCGACGCGGACGAGCACCGGTTCCAGATCGAGTTCGAGAAACTCTACCGGCGGTTCTTCCAGGCGGGTCGAAAGAAGCGCTACGCCGGGCACATTGTCTGGAAGGAGGGCAAAGACGTCGACGACATCGACATCACCGGCTTCGAGTACAAGCGCTCCGACATCGCGCCCATCACGAAGCGGGTCCAGAAGCAGGTCATCGAGATGATCGTCACCGGGAGCGACACCGACGACATCAAGGAGTACGTTCGCGGCGTGATTCGCGACTTCCAGGACGAGGACGCGAACCTCGAACAGATCGGCATCCCGGGTGGCATCGGCAAGCGACTGGAGAGCTACGACACCGACACCGCGCAGGTCCGCGGCGCGAAGTACGCGAACCTCCTCTTGGGAACGAACTTCCAGCGCGGGTCGAAGCCCAAGCGCCTGTACCTGAAGAAAGTCCACCCGTCGTTCTTCCGGCGGATGGAGGAGGAGCGCGGCTTCGACGCTCGGACGGACCCGCTGTACGGTGAGTTCAAGCGCAACCCGGACGTCATCTGCTTCGAGTACGCCGACCAGGTGCCCGACGAGTTCGAGGTGGACTGGGACACGATGCTGGAGAAGACGCTCGAAGGACCAATCGCGCGCATCATCGAAGCGCTCGGTCTCTCGTGGGACGAGGTCAAGAGCGGCCAACAGCAGACCGGTCTCGGACAGTTCGGCTGA
- a CDS encoding DUF7322 domain-containing protein: protein MPFDVWPEEPDEPDPEDEWDRWGNPENELPTVPEVPEPSVPETEADPEVATAFWVSVLFVNVAVGALALGPMLIYFRGQWLLGGGLVVVGLFVSLRTYQRYRRFRDERDDGDEESSESDELDDEVSESEKPVDVDESERGPDRSETSEGSEADAR from the coding sequence GTGCCCTTCGATGTGTGGCCCGAGGAACCGGACGAGCCCGACCCCGAGGACGAGTGGGACCGGTGGGGAAACCCCGAGAATGAGTTGCCGACCGTCCCGGAGGTTCCCGAACCGTCGGTTCCCGAGACCGAGGCCGATCCCGAAGTCGCCACGGCGTTTTGGGTCAGCGTCCTGTTCGTCAACGTCGCCGTCGGTGCGCTCGCACTCGGGCCGATGCTCATCTACTTCCGCGGGCAGTGGTTGCTCGGCGGCGGACTCGTCGTCGTCGGTCTCTTCGTGTCGCTCCGCACGTACCAGCGCTATCGACGGTTCCGCGACGAGCGAGACGACGGCGACGAGGAGTCGAGCGAGTCGGACGAACTCGACGACGAGGTGAGCGAATCAGAGAAACCTGTTGACGTCGACGAATCCGAACGCGGCCCCGACCGCTCCGAGACGTCCGAAGGAAGCGAGGCGGACGCGCGGTAG
- a CDS encoding ABC transporter ATP-binding protein, protein MATLEIKNLHAEVAVEDGEKILRGVDLEVKSGEIHALMGPNGSGKSTTAKIIAGHPAYEVTDGEILLHLDENEFGDDFEIPDDKRTWNLLELEPNERAALGIFLGFQYPAEIEGVTMTNFLRQALNAKLEEREELFEEDEGDDEAEEEESGYDTSPMEGPADEGEVGVAEFQQLLKEKMELLDMDEKFAQRYLNAGFSGGEKKQNEVLQAAILEPSLAVLDEIDSGLDIDRLQDVSEGINALRDEQGTGILQITHYQRILDYVEPDVVHIMLDGQVVMEGGPELAVKLEEKGYDWVREQTYETA, encoded by the coding sequence ATGGCAACACTCGAAATCAAGAACCTCCACGCAGAGGTCGCAGTCGAGGACGGAGAGAAAATTCTTCGGGGCGTCGATTTGGAAGTCAAATCGGGCGAGATTCACGCTCTCATGGGACCGAACGGGTCCGGGAAGTCGACGACGGCGAAGATCATCGCCGGCCACCCCGCCTACGAGGTCACCGACGGTGAGATTCTGCTCCACCTCGACGAGAACGAGTTCGGCGACGACTTCGAGATTCCCGACGACAAGCGCACGTGGAATCTGCTCGAACTGGAACCAAACGAACGCGCGGCGCTCGGTATCTTCCTCGGCTTCCAGTATCCCGCCGAAATCGAAGGCGTCACGATGACGAACTTCCTCCGACAGGCGCTCAACGCGAAGCTCGAAGAGCGCGAGGAGCTGTTCGAAGAAGACGAGGGCGACGACGAGGCCGAGGAGGAGGAGTCGGGTTACGACACCTCGCCGATGGAGGGCCCCGCAGACGAGGGCGAAGTCGGGGTCGCTGAGTTCCAACAGCTCCTGAAGGAGAAGATGGAACTGCTCGACATGGACGAGAAGTTCGCCCAGCGCTACCTCAACGCCGGTTTCTCCGGCGGCGAGAAGAAGCAGAACGAGGTGCTGCAAGCGGCGATTCTCGAGCCCTCTCTCGCCGTACTCGACGAGATCGACTCCGGTCTCGACATCGACCGCCTGCAGGACGTCTCCGAGGGCATCAACGCGCTCCGCGACGAGCAGGGAACTGGCATCCTGCAGATTACGCACTACCAGCGCATCCTCGACTACGTCGAACCCGACGTCGTCCACATCATGCTCGACGGCCAGGTCGTCATGGAAGGCGGCCCGGAGCTCGCCGTCAAACTCGAGGAGAAGGGGTACGACTGGGTCCGCGAGCAGACGTACGAGACAGCCTGA
- a CDS encoding MarR family transcriptional regulator encodes MSCTEAAATDSTDRWESVRDLPPSAKLVAKVLDYNETMTQSQLAEETLLPPRTVRYALTRLEEQNVVDSRFSFSDARKRLYTLTV; translated from the coding sequence ATGAGTTGCACCGAGGCAGCCGCCACCGATTCGACCGACCGCTGGGAGTCAGTCCGTGATCTTCCCCCGAGTGCGAAACTCGTCGCGAAAGTCCTCGACTACAACGAGACGATGACGCAGAGCCAACTCGCCGAGGAGACGCTGTTGCCGCCGCGGACGGTCCGCTACGCGCTCACGAGGCTCGAAGAACAGAACGTCGTCGACTCCCGCTTTTCCTTCTCGGACGCGCGAAAGCGACTGTACACGCTCACCGTCTAA
- the sufB gene encoding Fe-S cluster assembly protein SufB: MSSEQDHLKETDTEARFEFKKEQKSSFQADKGLTEETIRVISEDKDEPEWMLQRRLRALKHFQKMPMPTDWPGQPDLSEVDVNQIIPYIRPDVETRGSVDDWTDLPDEIKDTFDKLGIPEAEKNALSGVGAQYESEVVYQNMQEQWEEKGVVFMNMDQAVQEHEDLVKEYFMTKCVPPSDNKFAALHGAIWSGGSFVYVPEDTTVDMPVQAYFRMNSEGMGQFEHTLIIAEKGSEVHYIEGCSAPKYSAFNLHSGGVEVFVGEDAHVQYSTVQNWSKNTYNLNTKRAIVEKGGRMEWISGSMGSKATMLYPASILKGRGASDNHITIAFAGEGQNIDTGAKVYHNAPETKSTIESKSISKDGGRTNYRGLVHIADGAYDSSTAVECDALMFDNESTSDTMPYMEINESRVDVAHEATVGKIGDEDIFYLQSRGLDDDDAKQMIVSGFIEPITEELPIEYAVELNRLVELEMEGSLG; this comes from the coding sequence ATGAGTTCAGAACAAGACCATCTAAAAGAGACAGACACCGAGGCCCGCTTCGAGTTCAAGAAGGAGCAGAAGTCCTCCTTCCAAGCTGACAAGGGTCTCACGGAGGAGACCATCCGGGTCATCTCCGAAGACAAAGACGAACCCGAGTGGATGCTGCAGCGCCGTCTCCGCGCGTTGAAGCATTTCCAGAAGATGCCGATGCCGACCGACTGGCCTGGCCAGCCGGACCTCTCGGAGGTCGACGTCAACCAGATCATCCCGTACATCCGCCCCGACGTGGAGACGCGCGGGAGCGTCGACGACTGGACCGATCTCCCGGACGAGATAAAGGACACGTTCGACAAACTCGGCATCCCGGAAGCCGAGAAGAACGCCCTCTCGGGCGTCGGCGCACAGTACGAGTCCGAGGTCGTCTACCAGAACATGCAGGAGCAGTGGGAGGAGAAGGGCGTCGTCTTCATGAACATGGACCAGGCGGTCCAGGAGCACGAGGACCTCGTCAAGGAGTACTTCATGACGAAGTGCGTCCCCCCGAGCGACAACAAGTTCGCGGCGCTCCACGGCGCCATCTGGTCCGGCGGGTCGTTCGTCTACGTCCCCGAGGACACGACGGTCGACATGCCCGTGCAGGCGTACTTCCGCATGAACTCCGAGGGGATGGGCCAGTTCGAGCACACGCTCATCATCGCCGAGAAGGGCTCGGAGGTCCACTACATCGAAGGCTGTTCCGCGCCGAAGTACTCGGCGTTCAACCTCCACTCCGGCGGCGTCGAAGTGTTCGTCGGCGAGGACGCTCACGTCCAGTACTCGACGGTGCAGAACTGGTCGAAGAACACGTACAACCTCAACACCAAGCGCGCCATCGTCGAGAAGGGCGGCCGCATGGAGTGGATTTCCGGCTCCATGGGCTCGAAGGCGACGATGCTCTACCCGGCGTCCATCCTGAAGGGCCGCGGCGCGTCGGACAACCACATCACCATCGCGTTCGCGGGCGAAGGGCAGAACATCGACACCGGCGCGAAGGTGTACCACAACGCTCCCGAGACGAAGTCGACCATTGAGTCCAAGAGTATCTCGAAGGACGGCGGTCGGACGAACTACCGCGGTCTCGTCCACATCGCCGACGGCGCGTACGACTCCTCGACGGCCGTCGAGTGTGACGCGCTGATGTTCGACAACGAGTCCACCTCGGACACAATGCCGTACATGGAGATCAACGAGTCGCGCGTCGACGTCGCCCACGAGGCGACCGTCGGCAAGATCGGCGACGAGGACATCTTCTACCTCCAGTCGCGCGGTCTCGACGACGACGACGCAAAACAGATGATCGTCTCGGGCTTCATCGAGCCGATCACGGAGGAACTGCCCATCGAGTACGCGGTCGAACTCAACCGCCTCGTCGAACTCGAGATGGAGGGGAGCCTCGGATAG
- a CDS encoding DUF7331 family protein has protein sequence MSDRIEDEWWDSADTTQQSLQAPDGVENVEAYEVDDGVVFYDAQNPLAWMETTMAVTLREQA, from the coding sequence ATGTCCGACCGGATAGAAGACGAGTGGTGGGACAGCGCAGATACTACGCAGCAGTCGCTGCAAGCCCCCGACGGCGTCGAGAACGTCGAGGCGTACGAGGTAGACGACGGTGTCGTCTTCTACGACGCGCAGAACCCCCTCGCGTGGATGGAGACGACGATGGCCGTCACGCTGCGAGAGCAGGCATAG
- the mre11 gene encoding DNA double-strand break repair protein Mre11: MTRVIHTGDTHIGYQQYHSPERRRDFLAAFEQVLADAVDGDVDAVVHAGDLFHDRRPELRDLLGTLSALRTLQDADVPFLAVVGNHESTRGGQWLDLFERLGLATRLGPDPHVVGDTAFYGLDHVPKSRRDELDYRFEPHDAEHAALVSHGLFTPFAHADWETETVLEQSNVAFDAVLLGDNHEAGTADVGGTPVTYCGSTERASTSEQEGRGYNIVSFDGDEIDIRQRALETRPFVFVSVELAEGEGESRVRERVRQHELEDAVVVVEVTGDGEPVTPASVEEFAAERGALVARVTDRREIEVESDLSVSFADPDDAVRERISELGLSTAAIDVDETVRASKTADSNVRQEVKQRVEALVDDGLDNFARAEAREDDGREERDAETAVGSERDTEAEADEPDDAADAAEAADEPESATNGEQSPGGAATDPVSASASEADDSSETAESAATEESTSTTDGQLSMEDYS, from the coding sequence ATGACACGGGTGATACACACCGGCGACACCCACATCGGGTATCAGCAGTACCACTCGCCGGAGCGACGACGGGACTTTCTGGCGGCGTTCGAGCAGGTGCTCGCCGACGCCGTCGACGGCGACGTGGACGCAGTCGTTCACGCGGGAGACCTCTTTCACGACCGTCGCCCCGAACTGCGGGACCTCCTCGGAACACTCTCGGCGCTCAGAACCCTCCAAGACGCCGACGTTCCGTTCTTGGCGGTCGTCGGCAACCACGAGTCGACGCGCGGCGGGCAGTGGCTCGACCTGTTCGAGCGCCTCGGTCTCGCGACGCGCCTCGGTCCCGACCCGCACGTCGTCGGCGACACGGCCTTCTACGGCTTGGACCACGTCCCCAAATCGCGACGTGACGAACTCGACTACCGGTTCGAACCGCACGACGCCGAACACGCGGCGCTCGTGAGCCACGGTCTCTTTACACCGTTCGCGCACGCCGACTGGGAGACCGAGACGGTGCTCGAACAGTCGAACGTGGCGTTCGACGCGGTGCTCCTCGGCGACAATCACGAGGCGGGAACCGCCGACGTCGGCGGAACGCCCGTCACCTACTGCGGGTCTACAGAGCGCGCAAGCACGAGCGAGCAGGAGGGTCGCGGCTACAACATCGTCAGTTTCGACGGCGACGAAATCGACATCCGCCAGCGCGCGCTCGAAACCCGCCCGTTCGTCTTCGTCTCCGTCGAACTCGCCGAAGGCGAAGGCGAGTCCCGCGTCCGCGAGCGGGTCCGCCAGCACGAACTCGAAGACGCCGTCGTCGTCGTCGAAGTGACCGGCGACGGCGAACCCGTCACGCCCGCGAGCGTCGAAGAATTCGCCGCCGAACGCGGCGCGCTCGTCGCGCGCGTCACCGACCGCCGCGAAATCGAGGTCGAATCAGACCTCTCGGTGAGTTTCGCCGACCCCGACGACGCGGTGCGCGAACGTATTTCCGAACTCGGTCTGTCGACCGCCGCCATCGACGTCGACGAGACGGTCCGCGCCAGCAAGACCGCGGACTCGAATGTCCGCCAGGAAGTGAAACAGCGCGTCGAAGCGCTCGTCGACGACGGACTCGACAACTTCGCGCGCGCAGAGGCGCGCGAAGACGACGGAAGAGAGGAGAGAGATGCCGAAACGGCGGTCGGATCGGAACGAGACACCGAGGCCGAAGCGGACGAACCGGACGACGCTGCTGACGCCGCCGAGGCCGCCGACGAGCCGGAGTCGGCGACGAACGGTGAACAGTCGCCCGGCGGCGCGGCGACCGACCCCGTCTCAGCCTCCGCGTCCGAAGCCGACGATTCGTCCGAAACGGCCGAGTCGGCGGCCACGGAGGAGTCAACGTCGACGACCGACGGACAGCTCTCCATGGAGGATTACTCGTGA